A stretch of the Crocinitomicaceae bacterium genome encodes the following:
- a CDS encoding DUF177 domain-containing protein, with protein MAKKSEYAIGFTGLSDGLHHFNFEIGKLFFEAFENTEIKDGKVTVNLSLEKKPNMMLAHFEMKGDVMVMCDRCTDDFYLPVNGAYDLVYKFADEDYDDENIITVLPSQTSIDIAQPVYEFIILLLPTRRLHPKGKCNAQMLADIDKYLIVEEKKQEISKEASEGEVDPRWAALEKLKNNKNKK; from the coding sequence GTGGCGAAGAAAAGTGAATATGCAATCGGGTTTACCGGTCTGTCAGACGGACTTCACCACTTCAACTTTGAGATTGGAAAATTGTTCTTTGAAGCTTTTGAAAATACTGAAATTAAAGATGGAAAGGTAACCGTGAATCTTTCACTTGAAAAGAAACCCAATATGATGCTTGCGCATTTTGAAATGAAGGGTGACGTGATGGTGATGTGTGATCGTTGTACAGATGATTTCTATCTACCGGTGAATGGAGCGTATGATTTGGTATACAAGTTTGCTGATGAAGATTATGATGATGAAAATATTATCACCGTTTTACCTTCTCAAACAAGTATAGATATTGCTCAACCTGTGTATGAATTCATTATACTTTTGTTACCAACCAGACGGTTGCACCCAAAAGGTAAATGCAATGCACAAATGCTGGCCGACATTGATAAATATCTCATTGTTGAAGAAAAAAAACAAGAGATCAGTAAGGAAGCTTCTGAAGGAGAAGTTGACCCGCGGTGGGCAGCTTTAGAAAAATTGAAAAATAACAAGAATAAAAAATAA
- the rpmF gene encoding 50S ribosomal protein L32, translating into MAHPKRKISKTRRDKRRTHDKAVAKNIATCPTTGQPHLFHHAHWHEGKLYYRGKVVMEKEVAV; encoded by the coding sequence ATGGCACATCCTAAGAGAAAAATCTCAAAAACACGCAGAGATAAAAGAAGAACGCACGATAAAGCCGTAGCAAAAAATATAGCTACATGTCCTACAACCGGACAACCTCATTTATTCCACCACGCTCACTGGCATGAAGGTAAACTTTACTACAGAGGAAAAGTGGTGATGGAGAAAGAAGTAGCTGTATAA
- a CDS encoding ketoacyl-ACP synthase III: MQKIRAAITAVQGYLPEKRLTNHDLEKMVDTTDEWIYTRTGIKERRIVSPGEALSDFGAKIVEGICQKKGISPLEIDMIIVGTITGDYRFPSAGNVIADKAGCKNAWSFDLSAACSGFIYALDVGRVYIENGNYKKIIVIGADVMSSILNYEDRATCIIFGDGGGGVLLEPNNEGYGVIDAVLKADGSGREFLLQAVGGSLEPITKENVGSPRQYVYQEGKAVFKHAVQNMADVSVEIMQRNNLSSDDVTWLVPHQANLRIIDATANRMGLGKEKVMVNIEKYGNTTAGTIPLCLWEWEKKLKKGDNLVLASFGGGFTWGALYVKWAYDSN; the protein is encoded by the coding sequence ATGCAAAAAATCAGGGCCGCCATAACAGCCGTTCAGGGATATCTGCCTGAAAAAAGGCTAACCAATCATGACTTAGAGAAAATGGTGGATACCACAGACGAGTGGATTTACACCCGAACAGGAATTAAGGAGAGACGCATTGTTTCACCCGGTGAAGCTTTATCAGATTTTGGAGCAAAAATAGTTGAAGGCATTTGTCAGAAAAAAGGAATTTCACCACTTGAAATTGACATGATTATTGTGGGCACCATTACGGGTGATTACCGTTTTCCAAGTGCCGGCAACGTGATTGCTGATAAAGCCGGATGCAAAAATGCATGGAGTTTTGATTTGAGTGCTGCTTGTTCTGGTTTTATTTACGCCTTGGATGTTGGCAGGGTGTATATTGAAAATGGAAATTACAAAAAAATAATTGTTATCGGTGCTGATGTGATGTCAAGTATCCTCAATTACGAAGACCGCGCTACTTGCATTATTTTTGGTGATGGCGGCGGAGGTGTTTTGCTTGAACCAAATAATGAAGGCTACGGTGTGATTGATGCTGTATTAAAAGCTGACGGTTCTGGAAGAGAATTTTTATTGCAAGCTGTTGGAGGATCTCTAGAGCCAATCACAAAAGAAAATGTTGGTTCACCTCGCCAATACGTTTATCAAGAAGGTAAAGCTGTATTCAAACATGCCGTTCAAAACATGGCGGATGTTTCGGTAGAGATCATGCAAAGAAATAATCTCAGCTCAGATGATGTGACATGGCTGGTTCCGCATCAGGCTAATTTGCGCATCATTGATGCAACGGCCAATCGCATGGGACTTGGAAAAGAGAAGGTGATGGTAAATATTGAAAAGTATGGAAATACTACCGCCGGAACAATTCCGTTGTGTTTATGGGAATGGGAAAAGAAATTAAAAAAAGGTGATAATCTTGTACTGGCATCATTCGGTGGAGGATTTACCTGGGGCGCCCTTTATGTTAAATGGGCTTATGATTCAAACTAA
- the accB gene encoding acetyl-CoA carboxylase biotin carboxyl carrier protein → MDIKEIQNLIKFVSKAGVNEVSIEQGDFKITIKTECNGGASFDQPVLVQQTPVAMPVQTVVQPLVTQQAVAQPTKDATPANGANESNYVTIKSPMIGTFYRRSSPDKDAFVNVGDTISPGTVLCIVEAMKLFNEIEAEISGRIVKVLVDDTSPIEYDQPLFLVDPS, encoded by the coding sequence ATGGACATCAAAGAAATTCAAAACCTGATCAAGTTCGTCTCTAAAGCAGGCGTAAACGAAGTAAGTATTGAACAGGGTGATTTTAAAATTACCATTAAAACAGAATGCAATGGTGGCGCAAGTTTTGACCAACCCGTGCTAGTTCAGCAAACACCGGTTGCAATGCCTGTTCAAACTGTTGTTCAACCTTTAGTTACTCAGCAGGCGGTTGCTCAACCAACAAAAGATGCTACACCTGCCAATGGTGCAAATGAATCAAATTATGTCACCATTAAATCGCCTATGATTGGCACGTTCTACCGCAGATCATCACCTGATAAAGATGCTTTTGTTAATGTGGGTGACACGATTAGTCCGGGTACGGTTTTATGTATTGTTGAGGCCATGAAACTTTTCAACGAAATTGAAGCTGAAATTTCCGGACGCATTGTGAAAGTGCTCGTTGATGATACTTCTCCAATTGAGTATGATCAGCCATTGTTCTTAGTTGATCCATCTTAG
- the accC gene encoding acetyl-CoA carboxylase biotin carboxylase subunit: MFKKILIANRGEIALRVIRTCKEMGIKTVAVYSTADRDSLHVRFADEAVCIGPPQSANSYLDIPKIIAACEITNADAVHPGYGFLSENAHFSKVCQENGIKFIGASPEMINAMGDKASAKATMIKAGVPCIPGSVGLLNDLDDAKSTAKKIGYPIMMKATAGGGGKGMRVCWDDKQLEDAWESARKEAKAAFGNDGMYMEKFIEEPRHIEIQIAGDRYGNACHLSERDCSIQRRHQKLVEETPSPFMTTKLRDKMGKAAVKATKAINYEGVGTIEFLVDKHRNFFFMEMNTRIQVEHTITEEVINYDLVKEQIKLAAGEKIVGKEYFPQLHAIQCRINAEDPYNGFRPSPGKITNYHQPGGHGIRVDAHVYAGYVIPPYYDSLISKLITVAQTREEAITKMERALEEYYIEGVQTTIPFHQQLMKNEAFRKGEFTTKFMETFVMKK; this comes from the coding sequence ATGTTCAAAAAAATATTAATTGCAAACCGTGGGGAAATTGCGCTTCGCGTAATACGTACCTGCAAAGAAATGGGCATTAAAACAGTGGCTGTTTACTCTACTGCTGACCGCGATAGTTTGCACGTGAGATTTGCTGATGAAGCTGTTTGTATCGGGCCACCGCAAAGTGCAAATTCTTATCTTGATATTCCAAAAATTATTGCAGCATGTGAAATTACTAATGCTGATGCCGTGCATCCGGGATATGGATTTCTTTCTGAAAATGCGCACTTTTCTAAAGTTTGTCAAGAAAATGGAATCAAATTCATTGGTGCATCACCTGAAATGATTAATGCCATGGGTGATAAAGCATCTGCAAAAGCCACCATGATTAAGGCGGGTGTTCCTTGTATTCCGGGATCTGTTGGATTGCTCAATGATTTGGATGATGCCAAATCAACCGCAAAAAAAATCGGTTATCCTATCATGATGAAAGCAACTGCAGGTGGTGGTGGAAAAGGAATGCGTGTATGTTGGGATGATAAACAACTGGAAGATGCGTGGGAATCTGCACGTAAAGAAGCTAAAGCTGCTTTTGGAAATGACGGAATGTACATGGAAAAATTCATTGAAGAACCACGTCATATTGAAATTCAAATTGCAGGTGATCGTTATGGAAATGCCTGTCACCTTTCTGAACGTGACTGCTCTATTCAGCGCAGACATCAGAAGTTAGTTGAAGAAACTCCTTCACCGTTCATGACTACTAAACTGCGTGATAAAATGGGGAAAGCTGCGGTGAAAGCAACCAAAGCAATTAACTATGAAGGTGTGGGTACCATTGAATTTTTGGTAGATAAACATCGGAACTTTTTCTTCATGGAAATGAATACCCGTATTCAGGTTGAGCATACCATTACTGAAGAAGTAATCAATTATGATTTGGTGAAAGAACAAATTAAATTGGCTGCCGGTGAAAAAATTGTAGGCAAAGAATATTTTCCTCAGCTGCATGCAATTCAGTGCAGAATTAATGCTGAAGATCCTTATAATGGTTTCAGGCCAAGTCCTGGAAAAATCACCAATTATCATCAACCTGGCGGACATGGAATTCGCGTAGACGCACATGTATACGCCGGTTATGTGATTCCGCCTTATTATGATTCACTCATTTCAAAATTGATAACAGTAGCACAAACCAGAGAAGAAGCAATTACTAAAATGGAGCGCGCGTTGGAAGAGTATTATATAGAAGGTGTTCAAACTACTATTCCTTTTCATCAGCAACTCATGAAGAATGAAGCGTTCAGAAAGGGAGAATTCACGACCAAATTCATGGAAACATTTGTGATGAAAAAGTAG